A segment of the Lineus longissimus chromosome 11, tnLinLong1.2, whole genome shotgun sequence genome:
GTATTTACCTCCACAGGAGACTAATGGAACATCAGCCCTCTTCATCAATGTGACCAGCTGTTGTCTGATCTCCGTCGCCCTCGTTAGGCCCTTAAAGTTGAGGTAATTCTCATGACACCACTGTGCATTCTTCTTATACTGCAAACACAACGAAATGTCATAGGTGAGTCTAGCCATGGATGTTTCTTCTCATTTGGTATTAGCTTTTCACTGGAGCATATCTTGTgccataatcatcatcatgatcagttGGGAATCATGTTCCAGTTGGGAACTTTTCCGCCAGACCATGACTTGTCTGCATGATAAAGTGATATAGGCTGGTTACATGTCTTACTCACCTTGATGAATGCATTGTAAACGTTAAGCATGGTCATGTGATCGCCCTCCTCGACAGAAAACTTCCGCTTGGCACGATTCTGGAAAATGATTGAACAGGATTAAACTTAATTCGACCAGAATCGTGTGATTTATCTAACAAACAGAACAATAAAGCTACCTGCATCGGCATCGAAGCACCGTCAAAATCAAGTCCAACTTTCTAATGTCCCCATTCATTCAGTCACAAAGTGTAAAGAAGAAAGACATTTGCCACATGTCTTGCTCCAGTACATAGGTATAAACATGATTGGTGATGAAGTCATTTTGGGTGGCAATGATCTCCTCGTATTCGCAGCAATCTTCATACTTACCGAAGCTACTTTCTGATTGGACGgagtgaaaaacacattttgtatTTGCATCATGGCAGCTATCGTAATGGCTTCTTCAGAACAACCAAACTCACCCGAGGCGAGTAACATCTTACTGAACATTGGTGGTAATGGCAGCTCTGCCATCTTTAACCCAAGAGTCGATGTCAGGCGAGCACCGTCATCCAGAGCTGTAAAAGAATGAGAGTAGCATTAGCAAAGTTGGGAATCGGGATAAAGGACAAGGCTGCGGCGACTGTTGAGCCTTTCCAGGAGAGTTTTGATTCAATCAGGAGAGGTTTTACCACCAAAGTACAGACTGACTTACCACCGAGAGCATAGAGAAGCTCTAGACCACGGACCATATTCTGGGCAGGAGGAGGCTGCAAGAAGGAAGACAAACATTGATAACATCTGGGAAATCAGCCAATGCTGTCTCAGGAGGCTCCAAAAGAAAGCATTGGCATTCCTTCAAGTTTCTTTATCACTCACAAGTGTTTGTAACAAGAGAGATCAGAAGACTGCCCATATCACTGCTTTGTAGGCGACGATGCTCATGTGCCGTTTCTGGATGAAATAGAAAGACTTACTGAGAGGAAACTAAACCGCAGCACGTTATCAATCCCAAGAGCCTTCAGTTGGAGGATGACGGGTGCTAAGCTTGTCCTCTGCATCTCGGGGATCGTGTTGGCTGCCAGTGTCTCATAGTCAGATTCTGTAAGGAAAGGTACAATTAAACTATATTTACCAAACAAACATCAGAGAAAGCATTCCAATTCAATATGGAGCCAGCATGACTTTGTAATGAGCTCCACCTTCAGGCATTGGGAACATGTGCCTTGGTTCAGGTTGCAGCCCTTATACGGCTGGGAATCTGCCATTTTCCTTACTCTTGTTTGTAACCCGAACCCGATGTCTCCCTAACCTAGGAACATGATCTTACCTGTATATAACCTGTAAGCTTTCCCTGATCGTATCCTGCCAGCTCTTCCAGCCCTCTGTTCAGCTGATGCCTGTGATGTCGGCACAATCACCAACGATTCTGTGCCAGTCTTGGCATTAAATGCTTTTAACTTCACAAAACCACAATCCACCACTGAAACATGAGGTCACAGCATCTTGACTCACAAATCTGTTGACTTAGGTAAACATTTGGACTGAGCTGGGTGAATAAACGATATTGACATAGGCTGGACCCTTggaacaaatttaaatgccaaGAAACAGTGGTGAACATCATAGAAATTGTCATGTCACAACATATCGTTATGACCATTTAATTGAAAGAACTCTTGTGAAATTTTCTGATAATGCCAGTTGTTTAGTTGTTGTGTTAAATGAAGCTTTCTGACCCTTCTCAAATGATAGATATTCATGTCAACTGTTGACTTCTTACCATAAACAATGCCATTGATGGTGATTGAAGCCTCTGCAATGTTTGTAGCCACTACTATCTTCCTGGTAAACCTCGGCGTTCTTTCAAATACCTTGAACTAGAGGAGAAAAACAAACAACTGAGAATGTTGGCTGGGCACTGTAGAGGTTGCAGAGCGAGCCACAGACTGCCAAGCAGTCTGCGTGATTTCATTCAAATGCTTTTAAAGATTTGTATACTGATCAATAATACTTGTAAATAAAAGACAcagataatacatgtacaaggtcATGAAATTCTAAAAGCAAAGAAAAAGAATAACGCACCTGTTCTGATGAAGGGAGTCCACCATACATTGGtaatattttcatcttttcttCATTCTTTGGGATCTTCTTTGCATGTTCTCTAAATTACGAAACGATCCACGAATTGGAAATGAAAGAAGTAATAATCCATATCATGAATTAGCAATACAATATCAAGTGTCTGCATTCTCGGGAAagattgctacatgtatttagcaTGCTTTTATGGACGTCAATTTGTGTGACCACCTTAAGGTCAACATCAAGTAAGTGCTATAATATAGCGCCATTATTAGCAAGAGTTGTTGTAAAATCTTACATCAGTTATGTATTCAAGCTTCAATTTAACTCAATCTGATGAAACCTGGGAAGaaaggacaccctttgactaGGTGGAGTTTATCCGTCAAGCAACCCGAGTACTTACATGAGAAGTCTCACCACATGGTCTACCTCGTCTTGTCCCGTCAAGAATGCCAGCACGTCGCCACTTTTCTCAGACTTGTGTATCTTTACAATCGTCTCAACCATAGCAGTCAGGTAGTTAGGAAGGGGACTGCACAGGGAATATGGAAAATTACACCCTTATTTATGCCAACTCTGAAATCTGAAATGATTTCTGCTACTCATATGTCAAAACATCTGGGAGAGCTATCAGGGAATCAACCGATAGTCAGCTAAACCACTGCCTAAGCTTTACTTCTGCTTTTCCTCAGATTTACGTTGTCTTTTTCCAAACACAGAATAGGCACTGACAATCTGAAAGTGGCCAACAGGACAATAAAGGTAAGAGACATCATAGCATTGACAACAGTTTATGACAAAAGAATACGCACTGATTATATTCCCATTCAgtgtcaagtcaaaagtgagaCTTACTCTAAAGAATAGTGGACATCGACTGGGTACATCCTGCCTTCGATGCTGAATATCACTGCCGTGTCTTTACTGAAAAAAAGAGAGGTTTAACAGGCGTTTGATAGGTGGGTTGCAGATGAGAAACAGTGATAGACTCgttgctacatgtataagatACCAAACTATTCAAACTAACCTTCAGACATCTGTTCTCTGTGAAGTCTTACCTCCTGTCTTTTGTGTTGTTCTGATTGAAGAAGTCACAGAAAGCCTCCGCATCAAGCGTAGCAGACGCAACAATCAATCTCAAATCTTCTCGTTTCTTCTGGATCTGAATTAAAGCAGCAATGGAGATCATTTACTGGTTGAAAACCATTATCAAGAGCATTCACTAAGTTCTCCCATCACTGTTTCAACTACACATATCAGACAAGGAAGTTACACAAGGCAAAGTGGCTTGCTCGAAGTGACAAGCAAACAAGTACAGTGAAAGGTTATCATGAGAAAGAAACGAGCAGTTAGCAAAAGAGACGTACCTTCTTCAAAAGTCCAATGATGATATCTGTATGAAGTGTACGTTCATGGGCTTCATCCAGCATCACAACACTGAAAAGTGCAATG
Coding sequences within it:
- the LOC135496268 gene encoding probable ATP-dependent RNA helicase DHX35, whose translation is MSAPMEKKPGFKNKSFTPKFWKPGTPAPSERLSEERISNDTSQEGSGSAIIHNPNASLSVEQQRQRLPVFNHRNNILYLLEKYSTVVIVGETGCGKSTQIPQYLLEAGWAAEKWKIGVTQPRRVAVVTVANRVAEERGVILGDEVGYAIRFDDCWDEQKTKIKFMTDGLLVREMMKDPLLSKYSVVMLDEAHERTLHTDIIIGLLKKIQKKREDLRLIVASATLDAEAFCDFFNQNNTKDRSKDTAVIFSIEGRMYPVDVHYSLDPLPNYLTAMVETIVKIHKSEKSGDVLAFLTGQDEVDHVVRLLIEHAKKIPKNEEKMKILPMYGGLPSSEQFKVFERTPRFTRKIVVATNIAEASITINGIVYVVDCGFVKLKAFNAKTGTESLVIVPTSQASAEQRAGRAGRIRSGKAYRLYTESDYETLAANTIPEMQRTSLAPVILQLKALGIDNVLRFSFLSPPPAQNMVRGLELLYALGALDDGARLTSTLGLKMAELPLPPMFSKMLLASGEFGCSEEAITIAAMMQIQNVFFTPSNQKVASNRAKRKFSVEEGDHMTMLNVYNAFIKYKKNAQWCHENYLNFKGLTRATEIRQQLVTLMKRADVPLVSCGDDVTTIRRCITAGFFPNAARLHYTGEYLTVRDEHTLTIHPTSVLYAVDPPKWVVFGEVIQTSKEFMRDITVIESSWLYELAPHFYNFGTDREVAVKRAKLA